One Lentibacillus cibarius DNA window includes the following coding sequences:
- a CDS encoding D-alanyl-D-alanine carboxypeptidase family protein, with amino-acid sequence MRDTNFENPHGLFNPNHVTTAADLAQITKYAMQNETFREIFGTVALEWHGESWDTTLLTHHKLMRQMPYVGITGGKTGFVDQSGFTLATTAERENLSLIVITLKTNFQDKAYDDTKHLLDYGFANFTRATIPKATPFNGGIHQYNTSEKITYTRPLQVPIRKEVDKNGLLKISNMNGDVIKQYQLKRANSEIPAKVMPENSVNENTVLTAIYHFLLLSSLSSY; translated from the coding sequence GTGCGGGATACAAATTTTGAAAATCCACACGGCTTGTTTAACCCTAATCATGTTACCACTGCGGCGGATTTGGCTCAAATTACGAAATATGCAATGCAAAATGAAACGTTTCGGGAAATTTTCGGGACGGTAGCGTTAGAGTGGCATGGTGAGTCTTGGGATACAACGCTTTTGACCCACCATAAATTAATGCGGCAAATGCCTTATGTAGGGATTACCGGTGGCAAAACCGGCTTTGTTGATCAATCCGGATTTACGCTGGCAACGACCGCGGAAAGGGAAAATCTTAGCCTGATTGTCATTACATTAAAAACTAATTTCCAGGACAAGGCATACGATGATACGAAACATTTGCTGGATTACGGGTTTGCAAACTTCACGCGTGCTACTATTCCTAAAGCAACCCCGTTTAACGGCGGGATCCATCAATATAATACGTCGGAAAAGATAACCTACACACGCCCCTTACAAGTCCCGATAAGGAAAGAAGTAGATAAAAATGGGTTGTTAAAAATTAGTAATATGAATGGTGATGTGATTAAGCAATATCAACTGAAAAGAGCGAACTCAGAAATACCTGCAAAAGTAATGCCAGAAAACAGTGTGAATGAGAACACTGTTCTGACGGCTATTTACCACTTTTTGTTATTGTCGTCATTATCATCGTACTAG
- a CDS encoding spore germination protein, whose protein sequence is MGIGSFFKQKGKQQSKQKPAIEFDTDLKKNLDKNLEIIETMLEKPNDLVIRELSLGRPDYRCAVVYIDGLVDKPEINNNVIKNLQYYAEKQELPKDTNDLINEVEKELISTGDVSKGKTLDDVSFALLYGSAILYLDGIDQVLMLDLKGWQTRSIEEPVTESLIRGPREGFIENLRTNMMLIRRHIRDPNLRFKTYQIGRRSKKNLVVSYIEGIVHPDILKEVNRRLKTIDLDDAPESGFVEQWIEDSFLSPFPQIANTERPDKVATAILQGKIAIILDGTPFVLIAPLTLGNTFQSPEDYNERWLIGTFLRLLRYGAAFLAMFLPSLYIALVSYDPGMIPPKLAFSIAATREGVPFPAAIEAFIMAFTMELLREAGARLPKTIGQTIGIVGGLVIGDAAVQAGVVSPIMVIVVAVTAIAAFAIPSYSTTIAFRLLRFGFMLAASFFGLYGVILVYIMINIHIVNLKSIGVPYSTPYAPTFFHDWKDLILRAPIAMQTRRPAYMQTVDNKSRDKEKH, encoded by the coding sequence ATGGGGATTGGGTCATTTTTTAAACAAAAAGGGAAACAACAATCCAAACAAAAGCCAGCCATCGAGTTTGATACCGATTTAAAGAAAAACCTGGACAAGAACTTGGAAATTATTGAAACAATGCTGGAGAAGCCGAATGACCTCGTTATCCGCGAACTTTCTCTCGGACGTCCTGACTATCGCTGCGCTGTTGTTTATATTGATGGATTGGTGGACAAACCGGAAATCAACAATAATGTGATAAAGAATTTGCAGTACTATGCGGAAAAACAGGAATTGCCAAAAGATACAAATGATTTAATTAATGAAGTAGAAAAAGAGCTTATATCGACTGGTGATGTCAGTAAAGGGAAGACGCTGGATGATGTGTCATTTGCCCTACTATACGGCAGTGCCATCCTCTATCTTGACGGCATTGACCAGGTGTTAATGCTTGATCTAAAAGGATGGCAAACGCGTTCCATTGAAGAACCGGTAACCGAGTCGCTCATCCGTGGCCCGCGTGAAGGGTTTATTGAGAACCTGCGTACGAATATGATGCTGATTCGTCGGCACATCCGGGATCCTAATTTGCGGTTTAAAACCTACCAAATAGGTCGGCGCTCCAAAAAAAACCTGGTCGTATCTTACATAGAGGGGATTGTCCATCCGGATATTTTAAAAGAAGTCAATCGCCGGCTGAAAACAATAGATCTCGACGATGCGCCGGAATCCGGATTTGTTGAGCAATGGATTGAAGATAGCTTTTTATCACCATTTCCACAGATTGCTAATACCGAACGACCGGACAAAGTTGCCACAGCCATATTGCAGGGGAAAATCGCCATCATCCTCGATGGAACGCCGTTTGTTCTGATTGCGCCGCTTACGTTGGGAAACACGTTTCAATCACCGGAAGACTACAACGAACGCTGGCTCATTGGTACATTTCTTCGTTTATTGCGGTATGGGGCAGCTTTTCTAGCAATGTTTCTGCCGTCATTATATATTGCGCTGGTTTCCTATGATCCGGGAATGATTCCTCCTAAATTGGCCTTTTCCATTGCCGCAACACGTGAAGGGGTTCCGTTCCCGGCAGCGATTGAAGCGTTTATTATGGCATTCACGATGGAACTGCTCCGAGAGGCGGGTGCCCGTCTTCCGAAAACCATTGGACAGACAATCGGTATCGTCGGTGGTCTAGTTATTGGTGATGCTGCTGTCCAAGCGGGCGTGGTTAGTCCGATTATGGTTATTGTGGTTGCGGTAACAGCTATTGCAGCATTTGCCATCCCTTCCTACAGTACGACGATTGCATTTCGTCTGCTCCGGTTCGGTTTTATGCTTGCGGCTTCTTTTTTTGGCCTATATGGTGTCATACTTGTCTATATTATGATTAATATTCATATTGTCAATTTAAAAAGTATTGGCGTACCCTATTCAACTCCTTATGCTCCAACTTTCTTCCATGATTGGAAAGACCTTATACTGCGGGCGCCGATTGCTATGCAAACAAGACGACCGGCTTACATGCAAACCGTTGATAATAAGTCAAGGGATAAGGAGAAACATTGA
- a CDS encoding endospore germination permease, with product MKKFEYADDQIGDKELMIAIPSVVIGVGVLSLPRSLAESTNVADGLFILFFGGLCVVFITWLVAKLAVQFPQESFFSYTTSVTSKPVAVIYTLLLSVYGLSMTAFETRVIAAVADQYLFNRTPFGIIALTFLLVVMYAVSGSRTGLFRLNMIFLPIIAFITLLVIIFNIGMFVPGNLFPVFTTDFSSQVSAFIESTNTFTGFGILLFYTSLVKSPRNVPKKAAAGMAFAVVLYIMIYVMCIGGFGNLATGNLLYPTVELAKDVQIPGGFLERFELLFFVIWIMAIFNTSIMAMDTAVFALNALFKKNRKMQLIFILSPLVYIVGMMPQNSNEIDALGTFMGVLGAAATISVTVLLFIFLKLRARKKQ from the coding sequence ATGAAAAAGTTCGAGTATGCTGATGACCAAATCGGTGACAAGGAGCTTATGATTGCTATCCCTTCCGTTGTTATCGGCGTTGGTGTATTGTCGCTGCCAAGATCACTTGCGGAGTCAACCAATGTTGCGGACGGGCTTTTCATACTGTTTTTTGGCGGGCTGTGTGTTGTTTTTATAACGTGGTTGGTAGCAAAGCTTGCAGTACAATTTCCGCAAGAAAGCTTCTTTTCGTATACGACATCCGTTACGTCTAAGCCTGTAGCTGTCATATATACGCTTTTATTGTCTGTCTATGGGTTGTCGATGACAGCTTTTGAGACACGTGTCATTGCAGCTGTTGCCGATCAGTATTTGTTTAACCGAACGCCTTTTGGTATCATCGCGCTCACCTTTTTATTGGTCGTCATGTATGCCGTTTCAGGATCAAGGACAGGCCTGTTTCGGTTGAATATGATATTTCTTCCAATTATTGCTTTTATAACACTGCTAGTGATTATATTTAACATCGGGATGTTTGTTCCCGGTAACCTGTTTCCTGTTTTTACTACTGACTTCAGTAGTCAAGTCAGTGCATTCATTGAAAGTACCAATACCTTCACGGGATTTGGCATTCTATTATTCTACACGTCTTTGGTGAAAAGTCCCCGTAACGTCCCAAAAAAAGCTGCTGCTGGAATGGCGTTTGCAGTGGTGTTATATATTATGATTTACGTCATGTGTATAGGGGGGTTCGGTAACCTCGCAACAGGGAATCTGCTGTACCCGACCGTCGAACTCGCTAAAGACGTGCAAATACCTGGCGGGTTTTTGGAACGGTTTGAGTTATTATTTTTTGTCATTTGGATTATGGCCATTTTTAATACGTCCATTATGGCCATGGATACGGCGGTGTTTGCGCTGAATGCTCTTTTTAAAAAGAATCGTAAAATGCAGCTGATTTTCATACTGTCTCCGTTGGTATACATTGTCGGAATGATGCCGCAAAACAGCAATGAAATAGATGCATTGGGGACCTTTATGGGTGTACTTGGAGCTGCAGCCACGATTTCTGTTACAGTCCTTTTATTTATATTTCTAAAACTTAGGGCTAGGAAAAAGCAATGA
- a CDS encoding endospore germination permease, with protein MKKFEYADDQIGDKEMMIAIPSIVVGIGIITLPRTLAEPTNGVDGVFALVIGGTFAILMTWIVAKLAVQFPRESFFSYASTLTSKPVAVLFTLLFAIYGLSNTVYQTRAIASVSEEYLFERTPFDAVSLTFLLIVIYAVSGSKVGLFRLNMLFFPIVVFISLLVILLNIGLFIPENLLPVLTTDFNSQWNALTKSTFSFMGFGVLLFYTSLVKSPRNVPKKAAVGMSVAVVLYIMIFVMFIGVFGNLAAANLLYPTVELAKDVQIPGGFFERFESLFFVIWIMAIFNTTVMFFDSAIFALNALFKKNRKMQLIFILSPLIYIVGMIPQSTNEISALGTFTSMYGFAVVSSTVAVLFIAWKARGGIKK; from the coding sequence ATGAAAAAGTTCGAGTATGCGGATGATCAAATAGGTGATAAAGAAATGATGATTGCCATCCCCTCCATTGTTGTTGGCATTGGCATCATTACGCTACCAAGAACGCTTGCAGAACCGACCAATGGTGTCGATGGAGTATTCGCATTGGTAATCGGAGGTACGTTTGCTATTTTGATGACGTGGATCGTGGCCAAGCTTGCGGTACAATTCCCGCGAGAGAGCTTTTTTTCGTATGCATCAACACTAACATCCAAACCTGTGGCGGTCCTATTTACACTTTTATTCGCTATTTATGGACTGTCGAACACCGTCTATCAAACGCGTGCCATCGCATCTGTTTCCGAGGAGTATTTGTTCGAACGGACGCCTTTTGATGCTGTTTCCCTTACCTTTTTATTGATTGTCATATATGCCGTTTCGGGGTCAAAGGTCGGGCTGTTTCGACTAAATATGTTGTTTTTTCCAATTGTTGTATTTATTAGCTTACTGGTGATACTGCTTAATATTGGGCTGTTTATTCCTGAAAATTTGCTTCCTGTTTTGACGACCGACTTTAACAGCCAATGGAATGCATTAACAAAGAGCACTTTTTCTTTTATGGGGTTTGGGGTTCTTTTATTTTATACGTCATTAGTAAAAAGTCCCCGTAATGTTCCGAAAAAAGCTGCAGTCGGTATGTCGGTTGCAGTTGTGTTATATATCATGATTTTTGTCATGTTCATCGGTGTGTTCGGCAATCTTGCTGCAGCGAATTTGTTGTATCCAACCGTGGAACTAGCCAAAGACGTGCAAATACCTGGCGGGTTTTTCGAACGGTTTGAGTCGTTGTTTTTTGTTATTTGGATTATGGCTATTTTTAATACGACTGTAATGTTCTTTGATAGCGCGATATTTGCGTTGAATGCACTATTTAAAAAGAATCGTAAAATGCAGCTGATTTTCATACTGTCCCCATTGATATACATTGTGGGCATGATTCCGCAAAGCACCAATGAAATTAGTGCACTCGGCACCTTTACTAGTATGTATGGGTTTGCTGTCGTTAGTTCCACGGTGGCGGTTCTCTTTATTGCGTGGAAAGCGAGGGGTGGGATTAAGAAATGA
- a CDS encoding Ger(x)C family spore germination protein — MNHHHQRVYLLMALLLVLFLAGCWDRVEIEDRGFVVGAAVDLPKKSAKKNEIKLTNQFVVPSGWGSPSQGSSGEDPAYANIAATGKSLFAIDRKMAAMTSRSPYLSDMKLIAVSSELAKTKLFENVMDLFIRDQEMRRGVKVVIAEGDAAGILNIVPESEKLPVMHIESVMENNFQNLGNLKPLRVGDLHERLLGENSFIIPKVMKKGDSMKYQGAAVFHGNNNRMVGAMNVQETKGYNLLTGEVNGGSIKVKHDDESITLELKKVNSSMKVRATKKPVIDVSIHTEAHAEIAESFTTNSLRSEKKFRAVEKKAKKKMEQLMKTTIQKAQEDWKTDILGVGEKLHKYHYDVWQTVKKDWDKGKNYFSEANIDVTANINIQTTGITEQTK, encoded by the coding sequence ATGAACCATCATCATCAACGTGTTTATCTGCTCATGGCTTTGTTGCTGGTACTGTTTCTTGCGGGATGCTGGGACAGGGTGGAGATAGAAGATCGCGGTTTTGTCGTTGGCGCGGCAGTGGATTTGCCGAAGAAAAGCGCAAAGAAAAATGAAATAAAACTTACCAATCAATTTGTTGTACCTTCTGGTTGGGGATCACCAAGTCAGGGATCATCGGGTGAAGACCCGGCTTATGCTAATATAGCAGCCACAGGTAAAAGCTTGTTTGCGATTGACCGGAAAATGGCAGCCATGACAAGCCGTTCACCATATTTATCGGATATGAAACTGATTGCTGTTTCAAGTGAGTTGGCTAAGACGAAGCTGTTCGAAAATGTCATGGATTTGTTCATCCGTGATCAAGAGATGCGCAGAGGTGTCAAAGTGGTCATTGCCGAGGGTGATGCAGCCGGAATATTAAACATCGTTCCTGAAAGTGAAAAACTTCCCGTCATGCATATTGAATCGGTCATGGAAAACAATTTTCAGAATCTGGGTAATCTCAAACCGCTCCGGGTCGGGGATTTGCATGAACGTTTGCTAGGAGAAAATAGCTTTATTATTCCAAAAGTCATGAAAAAGGGAGATAGTATGAAATATCAGGGAGCAGCCGTTTTCCATGGGAATAATAATCGTATGGTCGGCGCTATGAACGTTCAGGAAACAAAGGGCTATAATTTGCTGACAGGTGAGGTGAATGGCGGATCGATTAAAGTGAAACATGATGATGAATCGATTACATTAGAACTTAAGAAAGTGAATAGTTCGATGAAAGTCCGTGCTACAAAAAAACCGGTTATCGATGTTTCCATCCATACGGAGGCTCACGCAGAAATAGCAGAGAGTTTTACCACTAACAGTCTACGGAGTGAAAAAAAGTTTCGGGCTGTTGAAAAGAAAGCGAAGAAGAAAATGGAACAGCTAATGAAAACGACGATCCAAAAGGCCCAGGAAGATTGGAAAACAGACATTCTAGGTGTTGGCGAAAAACTGCATAAATATCATTATGATGTATGGCAGACAGTGAAGAAAGATTGGGACAAGGGCAAGAATTACTTTAGTGAAGCAAACATTGATGTTACGGCAAATATAAACATTCAAACAACAGGTATTACTGAGCAAACGAAGTAA
- a CDS encoding amidase, translated as MKFETYAKLQATDMAELIQMKEIHPRELLETACKRLEEVNPSLNAVVHDRKDRVMAEADHVKSGQPFSGVPFLLKNLSQSLAGEPMTSSSRLLKGTVSEKDAHYVRRLREAGLLIMGHTNTPEFGLKNITEPELYGPSRNPWNTNHSPGGSSGGAAAAIAAGVVPVAGASDGGGSIRIPASFTGLFGLKPTRGRTPVGPGAGRQWQGASIGFALSRSVRDSAALLDVLQVVQPEAAFQTPLFSGSYQEAMAVPFKRPLRIAYTTKSPVDTPVSSDAKKAVEKAVKWLEQEGHIVEEQDNGVDGVQLMQHYYVMNSGEISAVTQQLERAIGRTLTPEDVEIETWLMHKAGKSVSAAEFSSSLAAWDQAAAQMEALHRTYDFYITPATAFTAPRVGELSHSPEEQVYWQEKMADAKKEEAQQIIWDIFLPSLTYTPFTQLANLTGQPAMSVPVHLSEQGLPIGVQVLASKGREDKLLQLAFQLEQSDIWIGQQGNPMMNG; from the coding sequence ATGAAATTTGAAACGTATGCCAAGTTACAGGCAACCGATATGGCAGAGTTGATCCAAATGAAGGAGATACACCCGCGTGAGCTGCTGGAGACAGCTTGCAAGCGGTTGGAAGAAGTTAACCCGTCCTTAAATGCTGTTGTCCATGACCGGAAAGACCGAGTGATGGCAGAAGCCGACCATGTTAAAAGTGGACAGCCTTTTTCCGGTGTTCCGTTTTTATTGAAAAATTTATCCCAGTCATTGGCCGGGGAACCGATGACCTCCTCATCCAGGCTATTGAAAGGGACCGTTAGTGAAAAGGACGCTCATTACGTCCGGCGATTGCGGGAAGCAGGACTGCTCATCATGGGGCATACGAACACACCCGAATTCGGGCTGAAAAATATTACCGAGCCTGAGCTGTATGGACCATCAAGAAATCCATGGAATACCAATCACTCGCCTGGTGGATCAAGTGGTGGGGCTGCTGCGGCCATTGCTGCCGGTGTCGTTCCGGTTGCTGGCGCAAGCGACGGAGGGGGATCCATCCGCATCCCGGCCTCGTTTACCGGTTTATTCGGATTGAAGCCGACACGCGGGCGTACACCTGTTGGTCCTGGTGCAGGCCGGCAATGGCAAGGGGCGTCGATTGGTTTTGCGCTAAGCCGGAGTGTGCGGGACAGTGCCGCACTGCTGGATGTTCTGCAAGTGGTGCAGCCTGAAGCGGCATTTCAGACACCTTTATTTTCCGGATCCTATCAAGAGGCGATGGCAGTTCCGTTTAAGCGGCCACTCCGGATTGCGTACACCACGAAATCACCGGTTGACACGCCGGTTTCGAGTGATGCAAAAAAAGCTGTGGAAAAAGCAGTCAAATGGCTGGAGCAGGAAGGGCATATCGTGGAGGAACAAGATAATGGCGTTGACGGCGTTCAGTTAATGCAGCATTATTATGTCATGAACAGTGGTGAAATATCAGCGGTTACCCAACAACTGGAACGTGCCATTGGGAGAACGCTCACGCCAGAGGATGTCGAGATTGAGACATGGCTAATGCATAAGGCGGGAAAATCAGTGTCAGCGGCAGAGTTTTCATCCAGTCTAGCTGCTTGGGACCAAGCTGCTGCACAGATGGAGGCACTTCACCGGACGTATGATTTTTATATAACACCTGCTACAGCTTTCACAGCTCCAAGAGTAGGTGAACTATCACATTCACCGGAAGAACAGGTATACTGGCAGGAAAAAATGGCAGATGCGAAAAAAGAGGAAGCGCAACAAATTATTTGGGATATTTTCCTGCCGAGCCTTACGTATACACCGTTCACACAACTAGCTAATCTAACCGGCCAACCAGCCATGTCGGTACCGGTTCACCTGTCAGAACAAGGGCTGCCCATCGGTGTTCAAGTTTTGGCATCGAAAGGGAGAGAAGACAAGCTGTTGCAATTAGCCTTCCAACTGGAACAATCAGACATTTGGATCGGTCAGCAAGGAAACCCAATGATGAATGGATGA
- a CDS encoding AAA family ATPase: MQDTAVNNTKIERVLTNINNVMVGKHKEATLSLVALLAQGHVLLEDVPGVGKTMLVRTLAKSLDCDFRRIQFTPDLLPADVTGVSIYNPKDMEFEFRAGPILGNIVLADEINRTSPKTQSALLEAMEEKNVTVDGNTIPLKKPFFVMATQNPIEYEGTYPLPEAQLDRFILKMRLGYPSAEQELHMLDLTSKDHPIESLGAVMKREELLSIQEEVKDVYIDQNVQTYIIKLVTNTRDHQSIYLGVSPRGSIALMKAAKAYAYIHGRDYVLPDDVKYLAPYVLAHRMILTAEAKYEGHSGEQIIESVVANTQVPIRKEFPS; the protein is encoded by the coding sequence ATGCAGGACACTGCAGTTAATAATACAAAGATTGAGCGCGTTTTAACAAATATAAATAACGTCATGGTTGGTAAACATAAAGAGGCGACATTAAGCTTGGTTGCACTACTGGCTCAAGGCCATGTTTTACTGGAAGATGTACCGGGTGTTGGGAAAACAATGCTTGTACGGACACTTGCCAAATCACTGGATTGTGATTTTAGAAGGATCCAGTTCACGCCTGATTTGCTTCCGGCTGATGTTACAGGCGTTTCCATTTATAACCCGAAAGATATGGAATTTGAGTTTCGTGCAGGGCCGATACTGGGTAATATTGTCCTTGCTGATGAAATTAACCGTACCTCACCGAAGACACAGTCCGCGCTTTTGGAGGCCATGGAAGAAAAGAACGTTACAGTAGACGGTAATACGATTCCATTAAAAAAGCCGTTTTTTGTCATGGCAACGCAAAACCCAATTGAGTATGAAGGAACCTATCCACTTCCAGAGGCACAACTTGACCGGTTTATTTTAAAGATGCGCTTAGGTTATCCGTCAGCTGAACAAGAATTGCACATGCTTGACTTAACCTCTAAAGACCATCCGATTGAAAGCCTTGGAGCTGTCATGAAACGAGAAGAGTTGTTATCCATCCAAGAAGAAGTAAAAGATGTGTATATTGATCAAAATGTACAAACTTACATTATTAAACTAGTAACGAATACACGCGACCACCAATCTATCTATCTTGGTGTCAGCCCCCGCGGATCTATTGCCCTCATGAAGGCAGCGAAGGCGTATGCCTATATTCACGGACGTGATTATGTTTTACCGGATGATGTTAAATACTTGGCACCATATGTCTTGGCACATCGAATGATTTTAACCGCTGAGGCGAAGTATGAGGGACACTCAGGTGAGCAGATTATCGAAAGTGTGGTTGCAAACACGCAAGTACCGATTCGGAAGGAATTTCCTTCATGA
- a CDS encoding DUF58 domain-containing protein, with protein MKATFRFAGKLAFVIILFSLLFSFAMFQGGFVSWFLFFGFLPIFLYHLGLLFYPIQKWEVTRELSRHVIHAGDRAAVTIRIRRTVPFPLYYCICEEVFPETLQKVGGNHERYRYLDRPDKLHVNRTIKKIIFPGFRRTIELPYVIEQVPRGTHTLEAIRIRTGDVFGMITKEHVFHTTNQLTAFPLERPVQLPEKVASYEQGAAPSRVINAKNSNVAAGIREYTPGDQFSWIDWKQTAKKNTLITKEFEQEKSTDTVVVLDACQYPGLNELAFEAAVELTMSLLGAMEKQACQAGFLSIGERTSYFPLTHDPFKRDWVNRHLTSIRPGGDISFSVKLREEMMQLTTGATIVLVTTHMDASFLDVVRQVGQRMKKLMIVYIQASSLITQREQTIIRQLHSEGICMNVLTEKELSRRMIEVTLA; from the coding sequence ATGAAAGCAACATTCCGATTTGCTGGGAAGTTAGCTTTTGTAATTATTCTGTTTTCACTTCTATTTTCGTTTGCGATGTTCCAGGGGGGCTTTGTAAGTTGGTTTCTCTTTTTTGGCTTTTTGCCTATTTTTCTATATCATCTTGGACTCTTATTCTATCCAATACAAAAGTGGGAGGTAACACGAGAGCTGTCCCGTCATGTTATCCATGCTGGTGACCGGGCAGCTGTAACCATCCGGATCAGGCGTACTGTTCCTTTCCCATTATATTACTGTATTTGTGAAGAAGTCTTTCCTGAAACACTGCAGAAGGTGGGCGGTAATCATGAGCGCTATCGCTATTTAGACCGTCCGGATAAATTGCACGTGAACCGTACTATTAAGAAAATCATTTTCCCCGGATTCCGCCGCACAATCGAACTTCCTTACGTCATCGAACAAGTACCGCGCGGAACACACACACTTGAAGCCATCCGGATTCGAACCGGGGATGTGTTCGGAATGATAACCAAGGAACATGTTTTTCATACAACGAACCAGCTGACCGCCTTTCCATTAGAACGACCTGTCCAACTTCCGGAAAAAGTCGCCAGCTATGAACAAGGAGCAGCCCCGTCACGAGTGATAAATGCCAAAAACAGCAATGTAGCCGCAGGAATTCGTGAGTACACGCCCGGGGACCAATTTTCTTGGATTGATTGGAAACAAACAGCGAAAAAGAACACGTTAATCACCAAGGAGTTTGAACAGGAAAAAAGTACGGATACCGTTGTTGTGCTGGATGCCTGTCAATACCCGGGGTTAAATGAACTGGCATTTGAGGCGGCGGTAGAACTGACGATGTCTCTACTTGGAGCAATGGAAAAACAGGCTTGCCAGGCAGGCTTTTTATCAATTGGAGAACGAACGAGTTATTTTCCATTGACACATGACCCGTTTAAACGGGACTGGGTTAATCGGCATTTGACTAGTATCCGGCCTGGAGGGGATATTTCTTTTTCGGTAAAACTGCGTGAAGAAATGATGCAGCTAACAACCGGAGCTACCATTGTTCTGGTGACAACGCATATGGATGCCTCATTTTTGGACGTGGTTCGGCAGGTTGGTCAGCGCATGAAAAAACTGATGATCGTGTATATCCAGGCATCTTCCTTGATAACACAACGTGAACAAACGATAATCCGGCAGCTTCATTCGGAAGGTATTTGCATGAATGTCTTAACCGAAAAAGAGCTGTCCCGGAGAATGATTGAGGTGACGCTAGCTTGA